The proteins below are encoded in one region of Symbiobacterium terraclitae:
- a CDS encoding OsmC family protein encodes MHEGTLTMRAYASWKGITATRGEVSSSFSNLRLAFTSPVVDGGDPGLTSPEELLLAAALTAWCTAFLRVAGQMVLDVADVSLSGELTRTFDEIEGHRVEEIVIRPEVTLRTGLGFEKVHDMFRRATALARQQSPILRALAPAVRLLVEPTYR; translated from the coding sequence TTGCACGAAGGAACACTCACCATGCGCGCCTACGCATCCTGGAAAGGCATCACCGCCACCCGCGGCGAGGTCTCCAGCAGCTTCTCCAACCTGCGCCTCGCGTTCACGTCTCCCGTGGTGGACGGCGGCGATCCTGGCCTCACCTCGCCGGAGGAGCTGCTGCTGGCCGCCGCGCTGACGGCGTGGTGCACCGCCTTCCTCCGCGTGGCGGGCCAGATGGTGCTGGACGTGGCCGACGTGTCCCTGTCCGGCGAGCTGACCCGCACCTTCGACGAGATCGAGGGCCACCGGGTGGAGGAGATCGTGATCAGGCCCGAGGTGACGCTGCGCACCGGACTGGGCTTCGAGAAGGTGCACGACATGTTCCGCCGGGCCACGGCGCTGGCCCGGCAGCAGTCCCCCATCCTGCGCGCGCTGGCGCCCGCCGTGCGGCTGCTGGTGGAGCCCACCTACCGCTAG